The Pseudomonas sp. TH06 genome has a window encoding:
- a CDS encoding DUF6543 domain-containing protein, whose product MPDRLLLNAPALEPPAQSTAARLPAHHDEGLLLNAAHRWRESCEALHQLFADVPTARDTLLRVLKQQLNLEQTGAGLLFAAQDPRPERFIPMVQVCAFVFQQPLAKIAVEASCRVTGLSTAHALFGLTPAQLLARLKTLPIEQALQTRWNTYWDARTPGSPVSRRERASQLYREHLDATAQLAFAQRSLTAEQLLALATLQEASAATPAITTEQLSLVLSNGSKVKLPAAWVISFGTEAPVSQWLYLPLRPEAFQVFAQRQDLESWLSTQSLVPTGLPHTDLHFEYTGRNLPLTAGMTDLLAHLYKAQFDALRNGSVGKANLYEQASQALDNVDQTDHQRNTGAVFAFPPTLDNVVVEPEQQALFGSLYADIPWPLRQAALNRQRDALETLLDGADTNTALQPFKQTHETLEAAEQAADKAATALLGRPRALDLATFNREFTALHQAHKSGLQAEADLQGLLSQLSETERDRIKALLETPQNPGAEHVAASLVLSSHEQGADNPAPAELNGPFVMTHPQALLDRESPHSVLLYWPGNGGGLQRFANRRVLEQQVFKIAGQDAALALQLKKISGDPLQHGLSQLTSDFDEQAGLLRSRFADASTKNQYDEQLAALRQRSLGALQVPVNAARSLAFTQVLEQANSGTLADVLPDWLARLSTADRSALKQLIEAFLLAMQRSHEQLTLALQPRDDFTRTHLHERLRKDFALKGSFEITLDLPDSVKMVKRYKPAPGHSGYELVPEPSATRSKMPLVELAQLNIDNTPSMQLEPLSLRLTYMRVEVSASDAVEAETLKKGLTLTWLKRVLPELDLPLAYEKRIREAFTGAPDESTFVREHRRECLVESWRAMLKLQGEFARLQNHISQDELQILSIATDANTAQAWQAERKRIVIRPAYLSVGGADTPNEGAVTLSGVTFIEEQVSGITLLYLPDSPDDRFLRRYDNLESARMALYKMCMQDSWIRYLAGRALQGNVRAHESRLNEAVLKHFDAIIGVGERWPPGTSFATHLLDAHMGRLIEAHRGTSRSNDALYMERYALKGPRAFNYLKMAIGLLPFIGTAIAVYDAWTAANQSVAAFLRGDIGEGLAELESVLLSLIDAAMDLLPGELAFSAVSRAARSVTRARQMRVLLRTTAALQNTSRRQARHLAARFSGYEYEKPISLAGLQPGTDGLYRGIYRHADGDFIVRQGRIFEVQRSNDSRNWRLRGTRKATYKQPVALNDNGEWDTWFGVYGSTFEGGGLGGGNVIGHLADTLDPIWPQAIRQRLPRWWVDRNFRRHHLLTALADDLSEQLEIRGGNSDVTLNRYASAKTDEARQALIPAAEAAAIGDIEIAIRRYQTLLELEPLTHGNKRRALIEMQSGTAAVLTDRYARRAIHNSHSTSPLITRIEALNKQLDELPQDALVQRLTLMEERRQLRLEYLRKLDQMEVLRVDVNHWYERIRIAADKKVVASLVDDLNAKHSTFLLSFQKTYQRLEAVQRAGSIGDASWLYLLGQARRLREKVARALNTHHDLLSANVTRVQRDAILQDCVDTYAQFAREMKVWTASYPQYFHEELIEPLMSGFEKLGEQARKSISNPVHAAPPAGEINRKVFPTEDDQWLIGVEKWDKKNNKHQYEMHSGEIWEQTASGKYRLSSPAAATPAPPPLSLSTLVAEARKRLDSQAAYRARVDSYADQDMLPVDLEHMLVSEAAELNLRADRIANIAPQNPVITQLRNKATELIASGRALRTRQSLTTKSPTDGMLLDLIEQHAVEIRKVQPLKNISKRGARKDYLQEYEIWDLTLIPSELLWYAHFHYTRATPVMRVFEKAHLKLPEHRFSTRADDPDLPTADIGRQSAVLEYFEAL is encoded by the coding sequence ATGCCCGATCGATTATTGTTAAATGCCCCCGCCCTTGAGCCGCCCGCCCAGTCAACGGCAGCGCGCTTGCCGGCCCACCACGACGAAGGTTTACTGCTGAATGCCGCTCATCGATGGCGAGAAAGCTGCGAGGCGTTGCATCAATTGTTTGCCGATGTGCCTACCGCACGGGACACGCTTTTACGGGTGCTCAAGCAACAGTTGAATCTGGAGCAAACCGGCGCCGGTCTGCTCTTTGCCGCGCAGGATCCGCGCCCGGAACGCTTCATCCCGATGGTGCAGGTTTGTGCTTTTGTCTTTCAGCAGCCACTGGCCAAGATTGCCGTGGAGGCATCCTGTCGGGTCACCGGCCTCTCCACCGCCCACGCCTTGTTCGGCCTGACGCCGGCGCAATTGCTTGCGCGGCTCAAGACATTGCCCATCGAACAAGCCCTGCAGACGCGCTGGAATACCTATTGGGATGCCCGCACGCCGGGCAGCCCGGTATCGCGCCGCGAACGCGCCAGCCAGTTGTACCGCGAACATCTCGACGCGACCGCGCAGCTCGCGTTCGCCCAGCGCAGCCTGACCGCCGAACAATTGCTCGCGCTCGCCACGCTACAGGAGGCCAGCGCCGCCACACCCGCCATCACCACCGAGCAACTGTCGCTGGTGCTGAGCAATGGCAGCAAGGTCAAATTGCCCGCTGCCTGGGTCATCAGTTTCGGTACCGAGGCGCCGGTCAGCCAGTGGTTGTACCTGCCGCTGCGGCCTGAGGCGTTCCAGGTATTTGCCCAACGTCAGGACCTTGAGAGCTGGCTGTCGACGCAATCGTTGGTGCCCACCGGCCTGCCGCACACCGACCTGCACTTTGAATACACCGGCAGAAACCTGCCATTGACCGCAGGCATGACCGACCTGCTGGCTCACCTGTACAAAGCCCAGTTCGATGCGCTGCGCAATGGCAGTGTCGGCAAAGCGAACCTGTACGAACAGGCCAGCCAGGCTCTCGACAACGTCGATCAGACCGATCACCAGCGCAATACCGGCGCGGTGTTTGCCTTTCCGCCAACGCTCGACAACGTCGTGGTCGAGCCTGAGCAACAGGCCCTGTTCGGAAGTCTGTACGCCGACATCCCCTGGCCCCTGCGCCAGGCAGCGCTCAACCGGCAACGCGACGCGCTCGAAACACTACTCGACGGTGCCGATACCAACACCGCCCTGCAACCGTTCAAGCAAACACACGAGACGCTGGAAGCCGCCGAGCAAGCCGCTGACAAGGCCGCTACGGCATTGCTGGGCCGGCCGCGCGCCCTCGACCTGGCGACGTTCAACCGTGAATTCACCGCCCTGCACCAGGCGCACAAAAGCGGTTTGCAAGCCGAAGCCGACTTGCAAGGGCTGCTGAGCCAATTGAGCGAGACCGAGCGAGACCGGATCAAGGCCCTGCTCGAAACTCCACAAAACCCCGGCGCCGAGCATGTCGCGGCCAGCCTGGTCCTGTCGTCCCATGAGCAGGGCGCCGACAACCCGGCCCCCGCTGAACTCAATGGCCCGTTTGTGATGACCCACCCGCAGGCACTGCTTGATCGGGAGTCGCCGCACAGCGTGTTGCTGTACTGGCCAGGCAACGGCGGTGGTCTGCAACGTTTCGCCAATCGGCGGGTGCTGGAACAGCAGGTGTTCAAGATTGCCGGGCAGGACGCTGCACTTGCCTTGCAACTGAAAAAAATCAGCGGTGATCCGCTGCAGCATGGCCTCAGTCAACTGACCAGCGACTTCGACGAACAGGCCGGTCTCCTGCGTTCACGTTTTGCCGATGCCAGTACAAAAAACCAGTACGACGAACAACTCGCCGCCCTGCGCCAGCGCAGTCTCGGTGCGTTACAGGTGCCGGTAAACGCCGCTCGCAGCCTGGCGTTCACGCAGGTGCTGGAGCAAGCAAACAGCGGCACGCTGGCAGACGTCCTGCCGGACTGGCTCGCCAGGCTCAGCACGGCAGACCGCAGCGCGCTCAAGCAACTGATCGAGGCGTTCCTCCTCGCGATGCAGCGCAGCCATGAGCAACTGACCCTCGCCCTGCAACCACGGGACGACTTCACGCGCACACATCTGCATGAGCGACTGCGCAAGGACTTCGCGCTCAAGGGCAGCTTCGAGATCACCCTCGACCTGCCTGACTCGGTAAAAATGGTCAAACGCTACAAACCCGCCCCCGGCCACTCGGGTTATGAACTGGTGCCGGAGCCCAGTGCCACCCGCAGCAAAATGCCGCTGGTGGAACTGGCCCAACTGAACATCGACAACACGCCATCGATGCAGCTCGAACCGCTTTCGCTGCGCCTGACGTACATGCGGGTGGAGGTCAGCGCAAGCGATGCGGTCGAGGCTGAAACCTTGAAAAAAGGTCTCACCCTGACCTGGCTGAAACGTGTACTGCCAGAGCTCGATCTGCCCCTGGCCTACGAAAAACGCATTCGCGAGGCGTTCACCGGTGCGCCCGACGAGTCGACTTTCGTCAGAGAGCATCGCCGCGAATGCCTGGTCGAATCCTGGCGCGCAATGCTCAAACTGCAAGGTGAATTCGCCCGTCTGCAAAATCACATCAGCCAAGACGAATTGCAGATCCTCAGCATCGCCACGGATGCCAACACCGCGCAAGCCTGGCAAGCCGAGCGCAAACGCATCGTTATCCGTCCGGCGTATCTGAGCGTCGGTGGCGCGGACACGCCCAATGAAGGTGCCGTCACCCTGTCCGGCGTGACCTTCATTGAAGAGCAGGTCAGCGGCATCACCCTGCTATATCTGCCCGACAGTCCCGACGACCGTTTTCTGCGGCGTTACGACAACCTCGAATCGGCGCGCATGGCGTTGTACAAAATGTGCATGCAGGACAGCTGGATCCGCTATCTGGCCGGCCGCGCCTTGCAGGGTAACGTCAGGGCGCATGAGAGCCGGCTCAACGAGGCCGTGCTCAAGCACTTCGACGCGATCATCGGCGTCGGCGAGCGCTGGCCGCCCGGCACCTCGTTCGCCACGCACTTGCTGGATGCGCACATGGGACGGCTGATCGAAGCCCATCGCGGCACCTCGCGCTCCAACGATGCGCTGTACATGGAACGCTATGCGCTGAAGGGACCGCGCGCGTTCAATTACCTGAAAATGGCGATCGGCCTGCTGCCCTTCATCGGCACCGCCATTGCCGTTTACGATGCCTGGACGGCGGCCAACCAGTCAGTGGCCGCGTTTTTACGTGGCGACATCGGTGAGGGTTTGGCCGAACTGGAATCGGTCCTGCTGTCATTGATCGACGCGGCCATGGATCTGCTGCCCGGTGAACTGGCGTTTTCGGCCGTGTCGCGCGCGGCTCGCTCGGTGACCCGCGCACGCCAGATGCGCGTATTGCTCAGAACCACGGCAGCGCTGCAGAACACGTCACGGCGTCAGGCTCGACATCTCGCGGCGCGCTTCTCGGGTTACGAATATGAAAAACCGATTTCCCTCGCTGGCCTGCAACCGGGCACCGACGGCCTGTATCGCGGCATCTACCGGCATGCCGACGGCGATTTCATTGTGCGTCAGGGGCGGATCTTCGAGGTGCAGCGCAGTAATGACTCACGTAACTGGCGCTTGCGCGGCACCCGCAAGGCCACCTACAAGCAACCGGTGGCGCTCAACGACAACGGCGAGTGGGACACCTGGTTCGGCGTTTACGGCAGTACCTTCGAGGGCGGCGGCCTGGGAGGCGGAAACGTCATCGGGCATCTGGCCGATACGCTTGATCCGATCTGGCCGCAGGCGATTCGTCAACGACTGCCGCGCTGGTGGGTAGACCGCAATTTTCGCCGTCATCACCTGCTGACCGCGCTCGCCGATGACCTTTCCGAACAACTCGAAATCCGCGGCGGAAACAGCGACGTGACGTTAAACCGCTATGCCAGTGCGAAAACCGATGAGGCACGCCAGGCCCTCATACCTGCCGCTGAAGCCGCCGCCATCGGTGACATTGAAATCGCAATCCGGCGTTACCAGACATTGCTTGAACTGGAACCGCTGACCCACGGCAACAAGCGTCGCGCCTTGATCGAGATGCAAAGCGGTACAGCCGCCGTATTGACAGATCGGTACGCACGCCGCGCGATCCACAACTCGCACAGCACCTCGCCGTTGATCACCCGGATCGAGGCACTGAACAAGCAACTGGATGAACTGCCGCAAGACGCCCTCGTACAACGCCTGACGCTGATGGAAGAACGCCGCCAGCTGCGCCTCGAATACCTGCGCAAACTGGATCAGATGGAGGTGCTCAGAGTTGACGTCAACCATTGGTACGAGCGCATTCGCATCGCGGCGGACAAAAAAGTAGTGGCCAGCCTTGTCGATGACCTGAACGCCAAACACAGTACTTTTCTCCTGAGTTTTCAGAAAACCTATCAACGCCTTGAGGCGGTGCAGCGCGCCGGTAGCATCGGCGATGCTTCATGGCTTTATCTGCTGGGGCAGGCGCGCAGACTGCGGGAAAAAGTCGCCCGTGCGCTCAACACTCACCACGACCTGTTGAGCGCCAACGTCACCCGGGTACAGCGCGATGCCATTCTTCAGGACTGCGTCGATACGTACGCGCAGTTTGCCCGCGAGATGAAGGTCTGGACCGCCAGCTACCCGCAATATTTCCATGAGGAACTGATCGAGCCGCTGATGTCCGGGTTCGAAAAACTCGGCGAACAGGCGCGCAAAAGCATTAGCAACCCCGTACATGCCGCGCCGCCGGCCGGAGAGATCAATCGCAAGGTCTTTCCCACCGAAGACGATCAATGGCTGATCGGTGTGGAAAAATGGGACAAGAAAAACAACAAGCATCAGTACGAGATGCACAGCGGGGAAATCTGGGAACAGACCGCCAGCGGCAAATATCGCCTGTCGAGTCCTGCGGCCGCAACACCGGCGCCGCCGCCGTTGAGTCTGTCGACACTGGTGGCCGAAGCGCGCAAACGCCTGGACTCGCAAGCGGCTTACCGGGCCCGGGTCGATTCCTACGCCGATCAGGACATGTTGCCGGTCGACCTTGAGCACATGCTGGTGAGCGAGGCCGCCGAGCTGAATCTGCGCGCCGACCGTATCGCCAACATCGCGCCGCAGAATCCGGTCATTACGCAACTGCGCAACAAAGCCACTGAATTGATCGCCAGTGGTCGTGCCCTGCGCACCCGTCAGTCACTGACCACGAAATCGCCCACCGACGGCATGCTGCTCGACCTGATCGAACAGCACGCGGTGGAAATCCGCAAAGTCCAGCCCCTGAAAAACATCAGCAAGCGAGGCGCCCGAAAGGACTACCTGCAGGAATATGAAATCTGGGATCTGACCCTGATACCCAGTGAGCTGCTGTGGTATGCCCACTTCCATTACACCCGCGCAACGCCGGTAATGCGCGTATTCGAAAAAGCCCATCTGAAACTGCCCGAGCACCGGTTTTCGACCCGTGCCGACGATCCCGATCTGCCGACTGCCGATATCGGCAGACAGTCGGCAGTGCTGGAGTATTTCGAGGCGCTTTGA
- a CDS encoding alpha/beta hydrolase, with translation MGKFFLSIAAVLAVLLFGAPLYAASRCDVNVPTGRVDLAQVSLAYQSIGRASDPALLLVMGLGGQLIHWPDEVVVALCQQGFRVIRYDNRDVGLSTWRQAPVEANLTFEVLRYKLGLPVAAPYTLTDMADDALGLMDALHVEQFHVLGASMGGMIAQHLAAMAPQRVESLTLIMTSSGAEGLPAPSAALVQLLSRRGAPNREVALEQQADLLAALGSPAVTDDRQVLLQQAAASYDRAFNPEGVKRQIMAILAEPSRVALLNQLRVPTLVVHGTADPLLPVMHGVHLAAHIRGSQLKLIPGLAHRFQEAFKAPLLAAVLPYLQAHREDTSHWAQIEPVMGTGLL, from the coding sequence ATGGGTAAGTTTTTTCTCTCGATCGCGGCCGTGCTGGCCGTGCTTTTATTCGGCGCGCCGTTGTATGCCGCCTCGCGTTGTGACGTGAATGTGCCGACTGGACGGGTCGATCTGGCGCAGGTGAGCCTGGCCTACCAGAGCATTGGCCGGGCATCGGACCCGGCACTGCTGCTGGTGATGGGCCTGGGTGGGCAGTTGATTCACTGGCCGGACGAAGTGGTGGTGGCGCTGTGTCAGCAGGGCTTTCGGGTGATCCGTTATGACAACCGCGATGTCGGCCTGTCGACCTGGCGGCAGGCCCCGGTCGAGGCCAATCTGACCTTTGAAGTGTTGCGCTACAAACTAGGTTTGCCAGTGGCTGCGCCGTACACGCTGACCGACATGGCCGACGATGCGCTGGGTTTGATGGATGCGTTGCACGTCGAGCAATTCCATGTACTGGGCGCCAGCATGGGCGGGATGATCGCCCAGCATCTGGCCGCGATGGCACCGCAGCGGGTCGAGAGCCTGACGCTGATCATGACCAGTTCCGGTGCCGAAGGTCTGCCGGCGCCGAGTGCGGCGCTGGTGCAGTTATTGTCGCGACGCGGTGCACCCAACCGCGAGGTGGCGCTGGAGCAACAGGCTGACTTGCTGGCCGCGCTGGGCAGCCCGGCGGTCACCGATGATCGGCAGGTCTTGCTGCAACAGGCGGCGGCCTCGTATGACCGCGCGTTCAATCCGGAAGGGGTCAAACGGCAGATAATGGCGATTCTGGCGGAGCCGAGCCGGGTGGCACTGCTCAATCAATTGCGGGTACCGACGCTGGTGGTGCATGGCACGGCTGATCCGTTGCTGCCGGTGATGCATGGCGTGCATTTGGCAGCGCATATTCGTGGCAGTCAGTTGAAGTTGATTCCCGGGTTGGCGCATCGCTTTCAAGAGGCCTTCAAGGCACCGTTGCTGGCGGCGGTGTTGCCATATTTGCAGGCACATCGTGAAGACACTTCGCATTGGGCGCAGATCGAGCCGGTAATGGGCACTGGCCTTTTGTAA
- a CDS encoding GlpM family protein, with amino-acid sequence MLKAALGAAVVVILAALAKTRNYYIAGLVPLFPTFALIAHYIVGKGRSVDDLKATIVFGMWSIIPYFVYLATLYVMVDRLRLEASLAVAAVAWLMAATVLVTVWVRVHA; translated from the coding sequence TTGCTGAAAGCTGCACTCGGTGCCGCCGTTGTGGTGATTCTCGCGGCGCTGGCCAAGACCCGAAACTATTACATCGCGGGACTGGTGCCGCTGTTTCCAACGTTTGCGCTGATCGCGCATTACATCGTTGGCAAGGGGCGTTCGGTTGATGACCTGAAAGCCACCATCGTCTTCGGGATGTGGTCGATCATTCCGTACTTTGTGTACCTGGCGACGTTGTACGTGATGGTGGATCGGTTGCGCCTGGAGGCGTCGCTGGCCGTCGCGGCGGTGGCGTGGTTAATGGCCGCCACCGTGTTGGTCACCGTCTGGGTACGAGTTCACGCATGA
- a CDS encoding sigma-54 dependent transcriptional regulator — MNHDLSVLIVEDDPHVLLGCQQALTLEDIPCVGVGSAEEALERVGDNFAGIVISDIRLPGIDGLELLTRLKQRDRSLPVVLITGHGDISMAVGAMQKGAYDFMEKPFSPERLVDVARRALEQRSLAREVSSLRRQLAERDSLEGRIIGRSPAMQNLRELIANVADTSANVLIEGETGTGKELVARCLHDFSRRHSKQFVALNCGGLPENLFESEIFGHEANAFTGAGKRRIGKIEHADGGTLFLDEVESMPLPLQIKLLRVLQERTLERLGSNQSVTVDCRVIAATKSDLDESSKAGEFRSDLYYRLNVVTLELPPLRERREDILQLFEHFTQQSALRFDRALPELDNQTLSNLMSHDWPGNVRELRNVAERFALGLPAFKKSGAGNAGQGLAFAEAVEAFERNLLSDALHRSGGNLTQASLELGMAKTTLFDKVKKYGLSH; from the coding sequence ATGAACCACGACCTTAGTGTGCTGATCGTCGAAGACGACCCCCATGTGCTGCTCGGCTGCCAGCAAGCGCTGACGCTGGAAGACATTCCCTGCGTCGGTGTCGGCAGTGCCGAAGAAGCGCTGGAGCGTGTCGGCGATAACTTTGCCGGGATCGTCATCAGCGACATTCGCCTGCCGGGCATCGATGGCCTGGAGCTGCTGACCCGGCTCAAGCAACGCGACCGCAGCCTGCCGGTGGTGCTGATTACCGGCCACGGCGATATTTCCATGGCAGTCGGCGCGATGCAGAAAGGCGCCTACGATTTCATGGAAAAACCGTTCTCACCGGAGCGTCTGGTCGACGTCGCCCGCCGTGCGCTGGAGCAACGCAGCCTTGCGCGCGAAGTCTCGTCGTTGCGTCGGCAACTGGCCGAGCGCGACTCCCTTGAAGGGCGGATCATCGGTCGTTCACCGGCGATGCAGAACCTGCGCGAACTGATCGCCAACGTCGCCGACACTTCAGCCAACGTCTTGATCGAAGGCGAGACCGGCACCGGTAAGGAGTTGGTCGCCCGTTGCCTGCACGATTTCAGCCGCCGCCACAGCAAGCAATTCGTCGCGCTGAACTGCGGTGGTCTGCCGGAAAACCTTTTCGAAAGCGAGATTTTCGGCCACGAGGCCAATGCGTTTACCGGCGCCGGCAAACGGCGCATCGGCAAGATCGAACACGCCGACGGCGGCACGCTGTTTCTCGATGAAGTGGAAAGCATGCCGCTGCCGTTGCAGATCAAACTGCTGCGCGTGTTGCAGGAACGCACCCTCGAACGCCTCGGCTCGAATCAGAGCGTCACGGTGGATTGCCGGGTGATCGCGGCGACCAAATCCGACCTCGACGAATCGAGCAAGGCCGGTGAATTCCGCAGCGACCTGTATTACCGCCTCAACGTGGTGACACTGGAACTGCCGCCATTGCGCGAGCGCCGCGAAGACATCCTGCAACTGTTCGAACACTTCACCCAGCAGTCGGCCCTGCGCTTCGACCGCGCCTTGCCGGAGCTGGACAACCAGACTCTGTCGAACCTGATGAGCCACGACTGGCCAGGCAACGTACGCGAGTTGCGCAACGTCGCCGAACGTTTCGCCCTCGGCCTGCCGGCCTTCAAGAAATCCGGTGCGGGCAACGCCGGCCAGGGCCTGGCTTTTGCCGAAGCGGTGGAAGCCTTCGAGCGCAACCTGCTCAGCGACGCCCTGCACCGCAGCGGCGGCAACCTGACCCAGGCCAGCCTGGAGCTGGGCATGGCCAAGACCACCCTGTTCGACAAAGTCAAAAAATACGGATTGAGCCACTGA
- a CDS encoding sensor histidine kinase yields MKCDPTLYRAAPPSLAVKPRLIRHLFLPPLVIALMIGLGFIGFWTSEHFGIRSLGENGQRQLELHARAVESEISKYTYLPSLLELETSVPQLLADPTPEHRQTVNDYLEGLNRRSRSRAIYVMDTTGRVMATSNWRDVDSYLGEDLSFRAYFQKAVRGQPGRFYGIGSTNGEPGYYLAHGLEEHGKIVGVAVVKVRLEAMEERWQRARLEAFVSDENGIIILSSDPARRLKSVVPLSDETKEKLARSLQYYWFPLNELQPLARETLSEGVEKLTFPANSEVNSDEENISYLAQTRPLSDTPWNFTLLTPLQDLRREAINQGILVAVAFALVAFLLIAWNERRKVIATRLAAREALQEANNQLERRITERTADLRASNDRLKSQIRERRQAEETLRRAQDELVQAGKLAAIGQMSTSIAHELNQPLAAMRTLSGNTVRFLERGQLDVASTNLKTINDLIDRMGRITASLRSFARRGDNQGQASLGKAVDAALQLLGARLENPALQLHRQFIDVQLHIDQTRLEQILVNLIGNALDAMQAQPLPQLWLEGEEFNGKYRLRVRDNGHGVDAEARKHLFEPFFTTKPGEQGLGLGLTLSASLAAATGGHLGVEHPGGGGTTFVLSLPLVSPTPAEPI; encoded by the coding sequence ATGAAATGCGACCCCACTCTCTATCGCGCAGCGCCGCCATCACTTGCCGTGAAGCCCCGTCTGATTCGTCATCTGTTCCTGCCGCCACTGGTCATCGCGCTGATGATCGGCCTGGGTTTTATCGGCTTCTGGACCAGTGAACATTTCGGCATTCGCAGCCTCGGCGAGAATGGCCAGCGTCAACTGGAACTGCACGCCCGCGCGGTCGAAAGCGAGATCAGCAAATACACCTACCTGCCCAGTCTGCTGGAACTGGAAACCAGTGTCCCGCAACTGCTGGCTGACCCGACGCCGGAACACCGGCAAACGGTCAACGACTACCTCGAAGGCCTGAACCGGCGCAGCCGCAGTCGGGCCATCTATGTGATGGACACCACCGGCCGCGTGATGGCCACCAGCAACTGGCGCGATGTCGACAGTTATCTGGGTGAAGACCTGTCCTTCCGTGCCTATTTTCAAAAAGCCGTACGCGGCCAACCCGGGCGTTTCTACGGGATCGGCAGCACCAACGGCGAACCCGGTTACTACCTCGCCCATGGCCTCGAAGAACACGGCAAGATTGTCGGCGTCGCGGTGGTCAAGGTGCGCCTTGAAGCCATGGAAGAACGCTGGCAGCGAGCGCGCCTCGAAGCGTTTGTCAGCGACGAAAACGGCATCATCATTCTCTCCAGCGATCCAGCCCGGCGCCTCAAGTCGGTGGTGCCACTCAGTGACGAGACCAAAGAGAAACTTGCGCGCAGCCTGCAGTACTACTGGTTCCCGCTCAACGAACTGCAACCGCTGGCCCGCGAAACATTGTCCGAGGGTGTGGAAAAACTGACCTTCCCGGCCAATAGCGAAGTTAATTCCGACGAAGAAAACATCAGCTATCTGGCGCAGACCCGCCCCCTGAGCGATACACCGTGGAATTTCACCCTGCTGACGCCGCTACAGGATCTGCGCCGTGAAGCGATCAATCAGGGGATTCTGGTCGCCGTGGCGTTTGCGTTGGTGGCGTTTCTGCTGATTGCCTGGAACGAGCGGCGCAAGGTCATCGCCACCCGCCTCGCCGCCCGCGAAGCCTTGCAGGAAGCCAACAACCAACTGGAGCGTCGGATTACCGAACGCACCGCCGACCTGCGCGCGAGCAACGATCGACTGAAGAGTCAGATCCGCGAGCGGCGCCAGGCCGAAGAGACTTTACGCCGTGCTCAGGATGAACTGGTCCAGGCCGGAAAACTCGCCGCCATTGGCCAGATGTCCACCAGCATCGCCCACGAATTGAATCAGCCATTGGCGGCGATGCGCACGTTATCGGGTAACACGGTACGGTTTCTGGAGCGTGGTCAGCTGGATGTCGCCAGCACCAACCTCAAGACCATCAACGACCTGATCGACCGTATGGGCCGGATCACCGCCAGCCTGCGTTCGTTTGCCCGGCGGGGTGACAATCAGGGTCAGGCCAGCCTCGGCAAAGCCGTGGACGCAGCGCTGCAGTTGCTCGGCGCACGCCTGGAAAACCCGGCGTTGCAACTGCACCGGCAGTTTATTGATGTGCAGTTGCACATCGACCAGACCCGCCTCGAACAGATTCTGGTCAACCTGATCGGTAACGCCCTCGATGCCATGCAAGCTCAGCCGCTGCCACAACTGTGGCTGGAAGGTGAAGAGTTCAACGGCAAATATCGCCTGCGGGTGCGCGACAACGGCCACGGGGTCGATGCCGAAGCGCGCAAGCACCTGTTCGAACCGTTCTTCACCACCAAACCCGGCGAGCAAGGCCTGGGTCTGGGCCTGACCCTTTCCGCCAGCCTCGCCGCCGCCACCGGTGGCCATCTGGGTGTCGAACACCCCGGTGGCGGCGGTACCACCTTCGTCCTCAGTTTACCGTTGGTAAGCCCTACTCCTGCCGAGCCAATATGA
- a CDS encoding amino acid ABC transporter ATP-binding protein, which yields MISIKNINKWYGDFQVLTDCSTEVKKGEVIVVCGPSGSGKSTLIKCVNALEPFQKGDIVVDGTSIADSKTNLPKLRSRVGMVFQHFELFPHLTITENLTIAQIKVLGRSKEEATKKGLQLLERVGLSAHAHKHPGQLSGGQQQRVAIARALAMDPIVMLFDEPTSALDPEMVNEVLDVMVQLAHEGMTMMCVTHEMGFARKVADRVIFMDAGKIIEDCPKEEFFGDISARSERAQHFLEKILQH from the coding sequence ATGATCTCTATCAAGAACATCAACAAGTGGTATGGGGACTTCCAGGTGCTGACTGATTGCAGCACCGAGGTCAAAAAAGGCGAAGTGATCGTGGTCTGCGGCCCGTCGGGTTCCGGCAAATCGACCCTGATCAAATGCGTCAACGCGCTGGAACCGTTCCAGAAAGGTGACATCGTCGTCGACGGTACCTCGATTGCCGACTCGAAGACCAACCTGCCGAAACTGCGTTCGCGCGTCGGCATGGTGTTCCAGCATTTCGAACTGTTCCCGCACCTGACCATCACTGAAAACCTGACCATCGCGCAGATCAAGGTGTTGGGCCGCAGCAAGGAAGAGGCGACCAAGAAAGGTCTGCAATTGCTCGAGCGCGTTGGCTTGTCGGCCCACGCCCACAAGCACCCGGGGCAACTGTCCGGCGGTCAGCAACAGCGTGTTGCAATTGCCCGTGCGCTGGCGATGGACCCTATCGTCATGCTGTTCGACGAACCGACCTCGGCGCTCGATCCGGAAATGGTCAACGAAGTGCTCGACGTGATGGTGCAACTGGCCCACGAAGGCATGACCATGATGTGCGTGACCCACGAAATGGGCTTCGCCCGTAAAGTGGCCGACCGCGTGATTTTCATGGACGCCGGCAAGATCATCGAAGACTGCCCGAAAGAGGAATTCTTCGGCGACATCAGCGCCCGCTCCGAGCGCGCTCAGCACTTCCTCGAGAAAATCCTGCAGCACTAA